A window of Bacteroidota bacterium contains these coding sequences:
- a CDS encoding PKD domain-containing protein has translation MIITLNAFSITTKAQPGVCPPNLDFEFGDFTNWVCRTGNVILSNGVNKVVWTGTGQVNDRHTIIPAGSGNDVYGGFPQSCPNGSGFSVRLGSSQANAEAEGISYTYVIPANAPVFSIFFQYAVVLQNPNHTIEEQPRFRAKITDLTTGAQLPCVTFDFIASSSLPGFRTSPINPSVLYKDWTPVTLNLTGLAGRTIEIEFITSDCTPRAHFGYAYIDVNSNCSGAIQGTTICVGENRTILTAPFGFQSYEWYADNTFTQLLSNTQLLTLSPPPSVGTVFPVIVIPYPGFGCRDTLYATMTISQTFSDAGIDATACNYRQVQVGSPPTPDFIYAWTPANQVSDPTISNPMGWGITNTPTEFVLKTTNPWTGCSGYDTVIIFPKTVDTSIRLTGKNQYCVGDPLAGSLTASNSSVSTQWYFNNSPINGAISSSYQPTITGSYWAQVNENGCIDSTRSIPIQIHAIPQALFSPLLDTGCVTNNAFAFTNASSVSDAAPMNYTWKFSDGNSLQTQNAIKTFSNVGQYTIELVTSTNFGCKDSITGIARVFINGVPGFSWDSICVGRPVLFRNLSNQNGIPQADYNWSFNNGGPVSSLKDPLPLTYTNPGRIDVTLQMTMLGCEDDPQSVTKSVLVNKQAAGIRYPDIVVLTGNTKAISARDTIGNTYNWRPRAQLTNYASAHTQFTGTGDVQYTIEITDKHTCVTTDTVKIVVVKKIGIYMPTAFTPNRDGLNDLLIPYLVGMKSLNKFSIYNRWGNPVFTTSTMGQGWDGKYKGADQPIGVYVWMIEYTTFDNITKAEKGIVTIVR, from the coding sequence TTGATAATTACTTTGAATGCTTTTAGTATAACCACTAAAGCACAACCCGGCGTTTGCCCTCCCAATCTTGATTTTGAGTTTGGAGATTTTACTAACTGGGTTTGCCGTACCGGAAATGTGATTCTTAGTAACGGGGTTAACAAAGTAGTGTGGACCGGTACAGGACAGGTAAATGACAGGCATACTATTATCCCAGCTGGATCAGGAAATGACGTTTATGGTGGCTTCCCACAGTCCTGTCCAAACGGCAGCGGATTCAGTGTACGATTAGGTAGTTCCCAGGCCAACGCAGAAGCCGAGGGTATTTCATATACCTATGTTATTCCCGCAAATGCACCTGTATTTTCTATTTTTTTCCAGTATGCAGTGGTACTTCAAAATCCTAATCATACAATTGAAGAACAGCCACGTTTCAGAGCAAAAATAACTGACCTCACGACAGGTGCACAACTGCCTTGTGTTACATTTGATTTTATCGCTTCATCATCCTTGCCAGGCTTTCGAACTTCACCAATTAATCCAAGTGTATTGTATAAAGACTGGACACCTGTTACACTTAACCTTACGGGACTTGCAGGAAGAACTATTGAAATTGAATTTATAACAAGTGACTGTACACCCCGTGCCCATTTTGGATATGCTTATATAGATGTTAATTCAAATTGCAGTGGTGCTATCCAGGGTACTACTATTTGTGTTGGTGAGAATCGCACCATACTAACGGCCCCTTTTGGTTTTCAGTCATATGAATGGTATGCTGATAATACATTTACACAACTGCTCTCCAATACACAGCTATTAACACTGTCACCGCCGCCATCAGTAGGTACTGTGTTTCCTGTAATCGTCATTCCTTATCCCGGTTTCGGGTGCAGGGATACCTTATATGCAACGATGACAATCTCACAGACTTTTTCAGATGCAGGTATTGATGCCACTGCATGTAACTATCGACAGGTGCAGGTAGGAAGTCCGCCAACTCCGGATTTCATATATGCATGGACGCCGGCCAACCAGGTAAGTGACCCCACGATATCAAACCCAATGGGATGGGGTATTACAAACACACCAACAGAATTCGTTTTAAAAACAACAAACCCATGGACAGGCTGTTCCGGCTATGATACTGTAATTATTTTTCCGAAGACAGTGGATACTTCAATACGATTAACGGGAAAAAATCAATATTGTGTGGGTGATCCATTGGCGGGCAGTTTAACAGCAAGCAATTCATCTGTTTCCACTCAATGGTATTTTAATAATAGTCCTATTAACGGCGCTATATCCAGCAGCTATCAACCCACAATAACGGGCAGTTACTGGGCACAGGTAAATGAGAATGGTTGTATAGATTCAACAAGGAGTATACCTATACAGATTCATGCAATACCGCAAGCACTTTTTTCACCGTTGCTGGATACAGGATGTGTAACAAATAATGCTTTTGCTTTTACCAATGCATCGTCAGTGAGTGACGCGGCACCGATGAACTATACCTGGAAATTCAGCGATGGCAATTCTTTACAAACACAGAATGCAATAAAAACTTTTTCAAATGTTGGTCAATACACTATTGAGCTGGTAACAAGTACAAACTTTGGTTGCAAAGACAGCATCACAGGAATCGCCAGGGTTTTTATAAATGGTGTCCCAGGTTTTTCATGGGACTCTATTTGTGTTGGCCGCCCTGTTCTATTCAGGAACCTGAGCAATCAAAACGGAATACCGCAGGCAGATTATAACTGGAGTTTTAATAATGGAGGGCCTGTTTCTTCTTTGAAAGATCCATTGCCACTTACTTATACCAACCCCGGCAGAATTGATGTTACTCTTCAAATGACGATGTTGGGTTGTGAAGACGATCCCCAGTCAGTTACTAAATCAGTGCTTGTAAATAAACAAGCCGCTGGAATTCGTTATCCCGATATTGTTGTATTAACGGGAAACACTAAAGCGATCAGTGCCCGGGATACAATTGGAAATACTTATAACTGGCGTCCACGGGCACAACTAACCAATTATGCAAGTGCCCATACTCAATTTACCGGAACCGGTGATGTTCAATATACCATTGAAATTACTGACAAACATACTTGCGTTACAACAGATACAGTAAAAATAGTGGTAGTAAAAAAAATAGGGATCTATATGCCTACTGCTTTTACACCCAATAGGGATGGTCTTAATGATCTTTTGATCCCTTATCTCGTTGGGATGAAATCGCTGAATAAATTTTCTATCTATAATCGTTGGGGAAATCCTGTATTTACTACTTCAACAATGGGTCAAGGATGGGATGGAAAATATAAAGGAGCTGACCAGCCAATAGGTGTATATGTCTGGATGATCGAATACACAACTTTCGATAATATCACAAAAGCTGAAAAGGGAATTGTTACCATTGTCAGGTAA
- a CDS encoding pentapeptide repeat-containing protein, with the protein MQKNYITDQKYEKEDYTEKQIEKADYEGCYFLNCNFSGIDLSDINFTDCEFIDCNLSSAKVIQTTFGDVLFKDCKMLGLHFENCNEFIFSARFDNCILNFCSFYKRKMKKTSFRGCSLQEADFTETDLTESNFDKCDLKDTKFENTILEKADLRTAFNYSIDPELNKIKKGKFSFPSVAGLLLKYDIIISGD; encoded by the coding sequence ATGCAAAAGAATTATATCACAGATCAGAAATATGAAAAAGAAGATTATACAGAAAAGCAAATTGAAAAAGCAGATTATGAGGGTTGCTATTTTCTGAATTGTAATTTCTCCGGCATCGATCTGTCGGACATTAATTTTACCGATTGTGAGTTTATTGACTGTAATCTTAGTTCAGCAAAAGTCATTCAAACCACATTTGGCGATGTTCTGTTCAAAGATTGTAAAATGCTTGGTCTTCACTTTGAAAACTGCAATGAATTTATTTTTTCTGCAAGGTTTGATAACTGCATACTCAATTTCTGTTCTTTCTATAAACGCAAAATGAAAAAGACAAGTTTCAGAGGATGTAGTTTACAGGAAGCTGATTTTACTGAAACCGATCTAACTGAATCCAATTTTGATAAATGCGATCTGAAGGACACAAAATTTGAGAACACAATACTGGAAAAAGCCGATCTCCGAACTGCATTTAATTATTCCATCGATCCTGAACTCAACAAAATAAAGAAAGGGAAATTTTCATTTCCCTCTGTTGCAGGCTTACTGCTTAAATATGATATTATTATTTCTGGCGATTAG
- a CDS encoding thioredoxin family protein: MNKISIALLLIFSFTSIIAQEPPASADAIMKEAYAIAKKENKKVFVIFHASWCGWCRKMDTSMSDASCKKFFNDNFVVRHMVVDESKDKKNLETPGGQEFKTKYRGEGMGLPFWLIFDNKGNLLADAKIRPAGASIDTEGNNTGCPANEEEVNYFVEVLKKTTSLKNDELEMIRKRFRKNEM, encoded by the coding sequence ATGAATAAAATAAGTATAGCCTTACTGTTGATTTTCAGTTTTACTTCAATTATAGCCCAGGAACCACCTGCTTCTGCCGATGCAATAATGAAAGAAGCTTATGCAATAGCTAAAAAAGAAAACAAAAAAGTATTCGTGATATTTCATGCGTCCTGGTGCGGCTGGTGTAGAAAAATGGATACCTCGATGAGTGATGCTTCTTGTAAAAAATTCTTCAATGATAATTTTGTAGTCCGTCATATGGTAGTGGATGAGAGCAAAGACAAAAAAAACCTGGAGACACCCGGTGGACAAGAGTTTAAAACAAAATACAGGGGCGAAGGAATGGGTTTGCCCTTCTGGTTGATATTTGATAATAAAGGCAACCTGCTGGCAGATGCTAAAATAAGACCTGCAGGCGCCAGTATAGATACAGAAGGAAACAATACCGGCTGCCCGGCTAACGAAGAAGAGGTAAACTATTTTGTTGAAGTGTTGAAGAAAACTACTTCATTAAAAAATGATGAATTAGAAATGATCAGGAAACGATTCAGGAAAAACGAAATGTAA